A genome region from Flavobacterium sp. CFS9 includes the following:
- a CDS encoding reverse transcriptase domain-containing protein — translation MKRYNNLYSKIISIDNLELADKKAQKGKSKQKGVIIHNKSKESNILKLHEMLKTKTYQTSEYSTFKVYEPKERIVSKLQFFPDRITHHAVMNILEPIFTKLFTTDTYSSIKGKGIHSAAKALKKALADVPGTTYCLKLDITKFYPSINHQILKNQLRRKFKDNDLLWLLDEIIDSAEGIPIGNYLSQYFANFYLTGFDHWIKETQKVKYYLRYADDLVILSNSKTELHRILSVIKQYLNSNLKLQVKGNCQVFPVDKRGIDFVGYVFYHTHTRLRKTIKKRAAKAFKKKNKAVIAAYMGWIKHCNSKHLLKKINPNDQVFRFRNTKRGESLHRKKHKNRRNIEHTDNRPRLQSRTIQKEIQLRLFDFAD, via the coding sequence TTGAAAAGATACAATAATCTATACAGTAAGATAATCAGTATTGATAATCTCGAGTTAGCTGATAAAAAAGCACAGAAAGGCAAATCAAAGCAAAAAGGTGTAATCATTCACAATAAGAGTAAGGAAAGTAATATTTTGAAGCTTCATGAAATGCTGAAGACCAAAACTTATCAAACTTCAGAGTATTCAACCTTCAAGGTTTATGAGCCAAAAGAAAGGATCGTTTCAAAATTACAGTTCTTTCCTGATCGCATTACACACCACGCTGTAATGAATATTTTAGAGCCAATATTTACAAAGTTATTTACAACTGATACCTACAGTTCGATAAAAGGAAAAGGAATACATTCGGCCGCCAAAGCTCTTAAAAAAGCTTTGGCCGATGTACCCGGAACAACCTACTGTTTGAAGTTGGATATTACTAAATTTTACCCCTCTATAAATCACCAAATTTTAAAGAATCAACTTAGAAGAAAGTTTAAAGACAATGATCTTTTATGGTTACTGGATGAAATCATAGACAGTGCAGAAGGTATTCCAATAGGAAATTATCTCAGTCAGTATTTTGCCAATTTCTATTTAACCGGGTTTGACCACTGGATCAAAGAAACTCAAAAAGTAAAATACTACCTCAGGTATGCTGATGATCTGGTAATACTATCGAATAGCAAAACAGAACTTCATCGTATTTTATCAGTGATTAAACAGTATTTAAACAGTAATTTAAAACTTCAGGTAAAAGGAAATTGCCAGGTGTTTCCGGTTGATAAAAGAGGGATTGATTTTGTTGGATATGTATTTTACCACACGCACACCAGGCTTCGAAAAACAATCAAAAAACGTGCTGCCAAAGCATTCAAAAAAAAGAACAAAGCAGTAATAGCGGCTTATATGGGCTGGATAAAACACTGCAATTCTAAACACTTACTAAAAAAAATAAACCCAAATGACCAAGTTTTCAGATTTAGGAATACAAAGCGAGGTGAATCACTTCACAGGAAAAAGCATAAAAATAGACGAAATATTGAACATACTGATAACCGTCCACGGCTTCAAAGTAGAACCATCCAAAAAGAAATCCAACTCCGATTATTTGACTTTGCAGATTGA